Proteins from one Leptospira bourretii genomic window:
- a CDS encoding sugar phosphate nucleotidyltransferase, whose product MRFQEDSIDCVDFILKKDEVLTIILGGGKGTRLLPLTEKRSKPAVSFGGKYRLIDIPISNSLNSGFEKIFILTQFNSYSLNRHINRTYATNNIHQKSFVEIIAAEQTVSSANWFEGTADAVRKVLPYIREQKPKYVLILSGDQLYNMDLSDFMQSHLMDPETEISVATNAIPEDQIYGLGIVKSGVGGFIQEFIEKPQEISQVESCRTKQGNFLANMGIYIFNTSTLIDVLEDRNMADFGKEILPKAIRERKVKAYTYDGYWEDIGTIKAFYEANLMLTDHIPKFNLYLEKTPIYTRARALPPSKIIQAVVNQALISEGTILNQCEVHRSIIGVRQLIASGTKIYDSIIMGLDHYGYFDRKSGKIPIGIGPNCEIRRTIVDKDCAIGANVRLLNEQNLQEYEDEYIRIREGIIVVPRHTAVPDGYSI is encoded by the coding sequence ATGCGATTTCAAGAAGACTCTATTGATTGTGTGGACTTCATTCTCAAAAAAGATGAAGTATTGACCATCATCTTAGGTGGGGGAAAAGGAACTCGTTTATTACCTCTGACAGAAAAAAGATCCAAACCTGCGGTCAGTTTTGGTGGAAAATACAGACTCATTGACATTCCTATTTCCAATTCACTTAACAGTGGTTTTGAAAAGATCTTTATCCTTACCCAATTTAATTCTTATTCTCTCAATCGCCATATCAACCGAACCTATGCGACAAACAATATCCATCAAAAGAGTTTTGTCGAAATCATTGCCGCAGAACAAACTGTATCCAGCGCCAATTGGTTTGAAGGGACAGCTGATGCCGTAAGAAAAGTCCTTCCTTATATTAGAGAACAAAAACCGAAATACGTCCTCATTCTTTCTGGTGACCAACTTTATAATATGGACCTCTCTGATTTTATGCAGAGCCATTTGATGGATCCTGAAACCGAAATTTCGGTGGCCACCAATGCAATCCCCGAAGACCAAATTTATGGACTTGGGATTGTCAAATCGGGAGTAGGAGGGTTCATCCAAGAATTCATAGAAAAACCACAAGAAATATCCCAAGTGGAATCCTGTCGCACAAAACAAGGTAACTTCCTTGCGAATATGGGAATTTATATTTTTAACACATCCACTCTCATTGATGTTTTAGAAGACCGCAATATGGCAGACTTCGGAAAAGAAATTTTACCAAAGGCCATCCGAGAAAGAAAAGTAAAAGCTTATACTTACGACGGTTATTGGGAAGACATAGGGACCATCAAAGCTTTTTACGAAGCCAATTTGATGTTAACCGATCATATCCCTAAGTTCAATTTATACCTTGAAAAAACACCGATTTATACGAGGGCGAGGGCTCTCCCTCCTTCCAAAATCATCCAGGCTGTCGTGAACCAAGCTCTCATTTCAGAAGGAACCATTTTGAACCAATGTGAGGTGCATCGTTCCATCATCGGGGTGCGCCAACTCATTGCCTCAGGAACCAAGATCTATGACTCCATCATTATGGGTCTTGACCATTATGGATATTTTGATCGGAAGTCAGGGAAGATCCCCATTGGGATTGGGCCTAACTGCGAAATACGACGGACAATTGTCGACAAAGACTGTGCCATAGGAGCCAACGTG
- the purQ gene encoding phosphoribosylformylglycinamidine synthase subunit PurQ, giving the protein MKVRVVTFPGSNCDKDVGSVLESEFGARVDYTWYKESFSDQPDLVVLPGGFSFGDYLRCGAMAKFSNAMESVVKYANQGGKVLGVCNGFQILTEAGLLPGALLHNRTLKYICKDVDLVPVSENRIAKEIKGTLSIPIAHGEGAYFADADTLERLEKNGQVVFRYKENPNGSLHDIAGICNEAGNVLGMMPHPERAVNPYTGKMDGKQILEALLKK; this is encoded by the coding sequence ATGAAGGTTCGGGTGGTTACCTTTCCTGGTTCCAATTGTGATAAAGATGTAGGGTCGGTTCTTGAATCGGAATTTGGTGCTCGCGTAGACTATACTTGGTACAAAGAATCTTTTTCTGATCAACCGGACTTAGTTGTGCTCCCTGGTGGGTTCTCTTTTGGAGATTATTTACGATGCGGGGCAATGGCTAAGTTTTCGAACGCAATGGAATCCGTAGTCAAATACGCAAACCAAGGCGGAAAGGTATTAGGAGTTTGTAATGGATTCCAAATCCTCACCGAAGCGGGACTCCTTCCTGGTGCCTTACTTCATAATCGAACTTTAAAATACATTTGTAAAGATGTGGACCTCGTTCCCGTTTCGGAAAATAGGATCGCAAAAGAAATCAAAGGAACACTATCCATTCCGATTGCTCACGGCGAAGGTGCTTATTTTGCTGATGCAGATACTTTAGAACGATTAGAAAAAAATGGACAGGTGGTTTTTCGTTATAAAGAAAATCCTAACGGTTCCTTACATGATATTGCTGGGATTTGTAATGAAGCTGGAAACGTTCTAGGAATGATGCCCCATCCAGAAAGAGCCGTAAATCCTTATACGGGAAAGATGGATGGAAAACAAATCTTAGAGGCTCTCTTAAAAAAATAG
- the purS gene encoding phosphoribosylformylglycinamidine synthase subunit PurS produces the protein MFVAKINVTLKESVLDPQGQTVLRTLHDQGKSSISDLRVGKYIEMKIDAKSLAEAETLAKEICESVLVNQVIETYRLVVEKV, from the coding sequence ATGTTTGTCGCAAAAATAAACGTCACTCTCAAAGAATCGGTCCTTGACCCACAAGGCCAAACCGTTCTCCGCACCCTTCACGACCAAGGGAAAAGTTCTATCTCTGACTTAAGGGTTGGGAAATACATCGAAATGAAAATCGATGCCAAATCTTTGGCTGAGGCAGAGACACTTGCCAAAGAAATTTGTGAATCGGTCTTAGTGAACCAAGTCATTGAAACATACCGGTTGGTTGTGGAGAAAGTATGA
- a CDS encoding phosphoribosylaminoimidazolesuccinocarboxamide synthase has product MIPTPSYKGKVRDVYDLGDSLLLVATDRISAFDVVFEEPVPDKGKILTRISTTWFRNFPEIPNHLITDDVSKFPPPFQNEESLRDRSVLVKKAKRIDFECVVRGYLTGSAWKEYKTNGTIAHVHYPQGLLESHQFETPIFTPARKNDSGHDENVSESTMEEEVGQELFSKLKNLSLHLYNAAHKQMANQGILLCDTKFEFGLVDGDPILIDEILTPDSSRYWDASTYALGKTPASFDKQILRNWLESTDWDKNPPAPALPESLILELRKKYLELEDKITLCLSQK; this is encoded by the coding sequence ATGATTCCAACCCCTAGTTATAAAGGAAAAGTAAGGGATGTGTATGATTTGGGAGATTCTCTTCTTCTCGTCGCTACAGACCGAATTTCAGCATTTGATGTTGTTTTTGAAGAACCTGTTCCGGACAAAGGAAAGATTCTCACAAGAATTTCCACCACTTGGTTTCGAAATTTCCCTGAAATTCCCAATCATTTGATTACCGATGATGTATCAAAATTTCCCCCTCCCTTTCAAAATGAGGAATCTCTAAGGGATCGTTCGGTCCTTGTTAAAAAAGCAAAACGAATTGATTTTGAATGTGTGGTTCGTGGGTATTTGACAGGTTCTGCTTGGAAGGAATACAAAACAAATGGGACCATTGCCCATGTTCATTATCCCCAAGGTCTTTTGGAATCACACCAATTTGAAACACCAATCTTTACTCCGGCTCGGAAAAATGATTCTGGTCATGACGAAAATGTAAGTGAATCAACAATGGAAGAGGAAGTGGGTCAGGAACTATTTTCCAAACTGAAAAACCTATCTCTCCATCTTTACAATGCAGCCCATAAACAAATGGCAAACCAAGGGATCCTTCTTTGTGATACAAAATTTGAATTTGGCCTGGTGGATGGAGATCCCATCTTAATTGATGAAATCCTCACTCCAGATTCTTCGCGGTATTGGGATGCTTCCACCTATGCTCTTGGCAAAACCCCAGCCAGTTTTGATAAACAAATTTTACGGAATTGGCTCGAATCCACCGATTGGGACAAAAATCCTCCCGCACCTGCTTTGCCCGAATCCTTGATCCTAGAACTACGTAAAAAATACTTGGAATTGGAAGATAAAATCACGCTATGTTTGTCGCAAAAATAA